In one Triplophysa rosa linkage group LG13, Trosa_1v2, whole genome shotgun sequence genomic region, the following are encoded:
- the sox3 gene encoding transcription factor Sox-3 yields MYNMMETEIKSPLPQSNTGSAAGGKNSSANDQDRVKRPMNAFMVWSRGQRRKMAQENPKMHNSEISKRLGADWKLLTDAEKRPFIDEAKRLRAMHMKEHPDYKYRPRRKTKTLLKKDKYSLSGGLLAPGANAMNNAVSVGQRMDYTHMNGWTNSAYSLMQDQLAYPQHPSMNSPQIQQMHRYDMAGLQYPMMSSAQTYMNAASTYSMSQAYTQQTSSAMGLGSMSSVCKTEPSSPPPAITSHSQRACLGDLRDMISMYLPPGGESAEHSSLQTSRIHSVHPHYQSAGTGVNGTLPLTHI; encoded by the coding sequence ATGTATAACATGATGGAAACCGAGATTAAAAGTCCCCTTCCGCAGTCCAACACGGGCTCGGCGGCCGGCGGCAAAAACAGCAGTGCCAACGACCAGGACCGGGTGAAGAGGCCTATGAATGCTTTCATGGTGTGGTCTCGCGGTCAGCGGAGGAAGATGGCACAGGAGAATCCTAAAATGCACAACTCTGAGATCAGCAAGCGTCTCGGTGCTGACTGGAAACTTTTGACTGATGCCGAGAAGAGACCCTTCATTGACGAAGCCAAGCGGTTACGAGCCATGCACATGAAGGAGCACCCGGATTACAAATACCGTCCCCGCAGGAAGACCAAGACCCTGTTGAAGAAAGACAAATATTCCTTGTCCGGTGGACTCTTGGCGCCAGGTGCCAACGCTATGAACAACGCCGTGTCGGTGGGTCAACGGATGGACTACACGCACATGAACGGATGGACAAACAGCGCGTACTCCCTCATGCAGGACCAGCTGGCCTACCCTCAGCATCCCAGCATGAACAGCCCCCAGATTCAGCAGATGCACCGGTACGACATGGCGGGACTTCAGTACCCGATGATGTCCTCAGCCCAGACCTACATGAACGCAGCTTCTACATACAGCATGTCACAAGCATACACACAGCAAACCTCCAGCGCGATGGGCTTGGGCTCCATGTCTTCGGTGTGCAAGACGGAACCCAGCTCTCCTCCTCCGGCCATAACCTCTCACTCTCAGCGTGCTTGTTTGGGAGACCTGAGGGATATGATAAGCATGTACCTGCCTCCCGGAGGAGAAAGCGCCGAGCACTCTTCCCTACAGACCAGTCGGATACACAGCGTTCATCCGCACTATCAAAGCGCTGGGACCGGCGTGAACGGAACACTACCCCTAACTCACATTTGA
- the p2ry4 gene encoding P2Y purinoceptor 4: protein MNSFSKDGVSGNFSFPATTPIPVASGETNKSCRFNEEFKYILLPVSYSLVCFLGLVLNSVALWMFITKMRPWNTSTVYMFHLALSDTLYVLSLPMLIYYYANRSHWPFGVFLCKVVRFLFYANLYCSILFLTCISVHRYLGICHPIRTLSLVKPRHAHLVCAVVWIAVIVCLVPKLIFVTTSQRDNDTLCHDTSSPDNFNNYVTYNSVVMMLLFILPFLVIVVCYCLMARTLCQPRTGLSQSQQSASSRKKSIKLIIVVLVVFAICFVPFHITRSLYYAYRVLDAECKSLNIVNFAYKITRPLASMNSCLDPVLYFLAGDHYRSKLLRVFTRKTPQSSSDAYAQKNPDAQVNKESKL, encoded by the coding sequence ATGAACTCATTTTCAAAGGACGGTGTCTCAGGGAATTTCTCCTTTCCTGCCACCACACCCATACCAGTGGCTTCTGGAGAAACCAACAAGAGCTGCCGCTTCAATGAGGAGTTCAAGTACATCCTGCTACCTGTATCATACTCACTTGTGTGTTTCCTGGGACTGGTACTGAACTCTGTGGCCTTGTGGATGTTTATTACTAAAATGCGACCATGGAACACCAGTACAGTGTATATGTTCCACTTGGCCCTGTCAGACACACTGTACGTGCTCTCCTTGCCTATGCTCATATATTACTACGCAAACCGCAGTCACTGGCCCTTCGGCGTTTTCCTCTGTAAGGTCGTGCGCTTTCTTTTCTATGCAAACTTGTACTGCAGCATCCTTTTCCTCACTTGCATCAGTGTGCACCGTTACCTTGGCATCTGCCACCCCATTCGTACTCTCTCGCTGGTGAAGCCGCGTCATGCCCACCTGGTGTGTGCTGTGGTCTGGATAGCGGTGATTGTCTGTCTGGTGCCTAAGCTGATTTTCGTCACCACTTCTCAAAGAGATAATGACACATTGTGTCATGATACCAGCAGCCCGGACAACTTCAATAACTATGTTACTTACAACTCAGTGGTAATGATGCTACTGTTTATTCTGCCTTTTCTGGTCATCGTGGTTTGCTATTGTCTGATGGCACGGACCCTCTGCCAACCCAGAACAGGCCTTTCCCAAAGTCAACAGAGTGCCTCCAGCCGGAAGAAGTCTATTAAACTTATCATAGTGGTGCTGGTTGTGTTTGCAATCTGTTTTGTGCCCTTCCACATCACACGCTCGCTGTACTATGCGTATCGTGTTTTAGATGCTGAGTGCAAGTCTCTTAATATTGTCAACTTTGCTTATAAAATCACTCGTCCCCTCGCCAGCATGAACAGCTGTTTGGACCCTGTTCTTTACTTCCTGGCGGGCGATCACTATCGATCTAAACTCCTCAGAGTGTTCACCAGAAAGACACCTCAGAGCAGCTCTGATGCGTACGCGCAAAAAAATCCAGATGCTCAAGTCAACAAAGAGTCTAAACTGTAG